One region of Streptomyces sp. CG4 genomic DNA includes:
- a CDS encoding TIGR03767 family metallophosphoesterase, producing the protein MSGMSRRRFVSGASAAAAGAALWPLLTPGRALARDRALAATAARALRIDGTTLEQVATPVGDGAYKRLVAGPGWPLAVRAELAGAGSGRDDRRTGLASFVQFTDLHLTDTESPVRFEYLARFNDSAHRPQETLTVRGASSLVERVNQVRQGPYTGLPFSLVMATGDNTDNHERIELDWYLTVMSGGRITPDSGDLTRYEGVQNSGSAQYWNPESSLQDAYKAKGLPQIPGLLTGAIRPFDAPGLSVPWYTTVGNHDDSIEGSLPDLGLLNDLYTGSRKLEGCDDATAAKLADAVLHDPAEAVLLLSKLLTSGGAIRTVTPDERRHPFAPAEFAQAHLNPAYTGAGPVGHGFTKDSVSSGHLYYTFDLADGVLGISLDTTNRAGFADGSLGTAQLNWLESVLKAHSGHWYDTNGNAVRGGSDSRLVVVFSHHTSGTMGNLLPDPYHPFEARHGGDELVTLLQRFPNVVAWVNGHTHTNQIIPHGHTVPERAFWEINTASHVDYPHHARIIEIADNQDGTLSLFTTLIESAAPYRTDFSDTSDPGLAALYRELAYNDPYATPATRIGTAADHNTELLLTRPAR; encoded by the coding sequence ATGAGCGGGATGAGTCGACGCCGGTTCGTGTCGGGAGCATCTGCGGCAGCCGCGGGAGCAGCCCTGTGGCCGTTGCTGACGCCGGGCCGCGCGCTGGCCCGGGACCGGGCTCTGGCGGCCACGGCCGCGCGTGCGCTGCGGATCGACGGGACCACACTCGAACAGGTGGCCACGCCGGTCGGTGACGGGGCGTACAAGCGGCTGGTGGCGGGTCCCGGCTGGCCGCTGGCGGTGCGCGCCGAGTTGGCCGGTGCCGGGTCCGGGCGGGACGACCGCCGTACCGGGCTGGCCTCCTTCGTGCAGTTCACCGATCTGCATCTGACGGACACCGAGTCGCCGGTGCGGTTCGAGTACCTGGCACGGTTCAACGACAGCGCACACCGGCCACAGGAGACGCTGACCGTGCGCGGTGCCTCATCACTGGTCGAGCGGGTCAACCAGGTACGCCAAGGTCCTTACACGGGGCTGCCGTTCAGTCTGGTCATGGCCACCGGTGACAACACCGACAACCACGAGCGGATCGAGCTCGACTGGTACCTGACGGTCATGAGCGGTGGCCGGATCACCCCCGACAGCGGCGATCTCACGCGCTACGAGGGTGTGCAGAACTCCGGCAGTGCCCAGTACTGGAATCCCGAGTCGTCTCTCCAGGACGCCTACAAGGCCAAGGGCTTGCCGCAGATACCCGGCCTGCTGACCGGTGCCATCCGCCCCTTCGACGCGCCCGGCCTGAGCGTCCCGTGGTACACGACGGTCGGCAACCACGACGACAGCATCGAGGGCAGCCTGCCCGACCTCGGTCTGCTGAACGACCTCTACACCGGCTCCCGCAAGCTGGAGGGCTGCGACGACGCCACGGCGGCGAAGCTGGCGGACGCCGTGCTGCACGACCCGGCCGAGGCCGTGCTCCTGCTGAGCAAGCTGCTGACCAGCGGCGGCGCGATCCGTACGGTCACTCCCGACGAGCGGCGCCACCCGTTCGCCCCCGCAGAGTTCGCCCAGGCGCACCTGAACCCCGCGTACACCGGTGCCGGACCCGTCGGTCACGGCTTCACCAAGGACTCGGTCAGCAGTGGGCACCTCTACTACACCTTCGACCTCGCCGACGGTGTCCTCGGCATCAGCCTCGACACCACCAACCGCGCAGGTTTCGCGGACGGTTCACTCGGCACCGCGCAGCTGAACTGGCTGGAGTCGGTCCTCAAGGCGCACAGCGGCCACTGGTACGACACCAACGGCAATGCGGTGCGGGGCGGATCCGACAGCCGTCTCGTCGTCGTCTTCAGCCACCACACCAGCGGCACGATGGGCAACCTGCTGCCCGACCCGTACCACCCCTTCGAAGCCCGCCACGGCGGCGACGAACTCGTCACGCTCCTCCAGCGGTTCCCGAACGTCGTTGCCTGGGTCAACGGGCACACCCACACCAACCAGATCATCCCGCACGGTCACACCGTCCCGGAGCGCGCCTTCTGGGAGATCAACACCGCCTCCCACGTCGACTATCCGCACCACGCCCGGATCATCGAGATCGCCGACAACCAGGACGGCACCCTGTCGCTGTTCACCACGCTCATCGAGTCCGCCGCACCGTACCGGACCGATTTCAGCGACACCTCCGACCCCGGCCTGGCCGCCCTGTACCGGGAACTCGCCTACAACGACCCCTACGCCACCCCCGCCACCCGCATCGGCACCGCTGCGGACCACAACACCGAACTGCTGCTGACCAGGCCCGCGAGGTAG
- a CDS encoding TerD family protein, translated as MGISLAKGGNVSLSKEAPGLTAVEIGLGWDVRTTTGADYDLDASALLLNASGKVISDQHFVFYNNLRSPDGSVEHTGDNLTGEGEGDDEVIKVNLAVVPADVDRIVFPVSIHEADMRGQSFGQVGNAYIRVVNQAGGQEIARYDLSEDASTETAMVFGELYRYGGEWKFRAVGQGYASGLRGIAADFGVNV; from the coding sequence GTGGGTATTTCCCTCGCCAAGGGCGGCAACGTATCGCTGAGCAAGGAAGCGCCGGGCCTGACCGCAGTGGAGATCGGTCTGGGGTGGGACGTACGCACCACCACGGGCGCGGACTACGACCTCGATGCGTCCGCGCTGCTGCTGAACGCGTCCGGCAAGGTGATCTCCGACCAGCACTTCGTCTTCTACAACAACCTCCGCAGCCCGGACGGCTCGGTCGAGCACACCGGCGACAACCTCACCGGTGAGGGAGAGGGCGACGACGAGGTGATCAAGGTCAACCTCGCCGTCGTACCCGCCGATGTGGACAGGATCGTCTTCCCGGTCTCCATCCACGAGGCGGACATGCGCGGGCAGAGCTTCGGCCAGGTGGGCAACGCCTACATCAGGGTGGTGAACCAGGCGGGCGGCCAGGAGATCGCTCGCTACGACCTGTCCGAGGACGCCTCCACCGAAACGGCGATGGTCTTCGGCGAGCTGTACCGGTATGGCGGTGAATGGAAGTTCCGCGCGGTCGGCCAGGGTTACGCCTCGGGCCTGCGCGGGATCGCGGCCGACTTCGGGGTCAACGTCTGA
- a CDS encoding LCP family protein, whose protein sequence is MSDLRDGSAGRATRRRGAQVPRQRTDKPADGLPPGGRAGARAASRSSRRGNSRRRLRLTRRGRRALRIAGTCLAVLVLVTAGAGWWFYEHLNGNIDGRGGSEKPDAFGRTPINILVIGSDGRTSAEDCKLGGGCSQTGVQSGNGNADVEMVVHIAADRSNATVMSIPRDTMTNVPACKDSAGGTSTSGYYGQINSALSYGPDCQVATIHQLTGIPIDHFVKLDFSGVVQMSDAVGGVSVCVSDNVYDTYSHLKLSKGTHTLKGDGALALVRSRHGFGDGSDLGRTVSQHLFLGAMIRTFKSAGTLTDPTKVYDLADAATKALTVDDGLGSIGKLVALASDLDKGPAKRISFATMPTAPDPHNSDRVLPGAGAKALFASIANDQSLTTGSGKKSAAPSATPTTQAVDPSRIAVTIENGSTVRGRASELGTALTDKGFSQGTATANAPAAAATTTLTYGAGQKPEAQAVADALGLPSSHLRQGSADGLTLVVGGDWPSGTSYPSDNGGADTSSPTDTHAAVSYAHARTADQSKSCAQVSPYKTVSLDGVGMTPAQAYAAARDQPDSDA, encoded by the coding sequence ATGAGTGACCTGAGGGACGGCTCCGCCGGCCGGGCCACACGCCGCCGCGGCGCCCAGGTGCCCCGCCAGCGCACGGACAAGCCGGCCGACGGGCTCCCGCCCGGTGGCCGGGCGGGAGCACGGGCGGCGTCCCGCTCCTCCCGGCGCGGGAACTCGCGCCGCCGCCTCCGGCTGACGCGCCGGGGCAGGCGGGCCCTGCGGATCGCCGGGACCTGCCTGGCCGTCCTGGTCCTGGTGACGGCCGGCGCCGGGTGGTGGTTCTACGAGCACCTGAACGGCAACATCGACGGCAGGGGCGGCAGCGAGAAGCCGGACGCCTTCGGCCGCACCCCGATCAACATCCTGGTGATCGGCTCGGACGGCCGTACGAGCGCGGAGGACTGCAAGCTGGGCGGCGGCTGTTCGCAGACCGGTGTGCAGTCCGGCAACGGGAACGCGGACGTGGAGATGGTGGTCCACATCGCCGCGGACCGCTCCAACGCCACCGTGATGAGCATCCCCCGCGACACCATGACCAACGTCCCGGCCTGCAAGGACAGCGCGGGTGGCACCTCCACGTCCGGCTACTACGGCCAGATCAACAGCGCCCTCTCCTATGGCCCGGACTGCCAGGTGGCCACCATCCACCAGCTCACCGGCATCCCCATCGACCACTTCGTCAAGCTCGACTTCTCCGGCGTCGTGCAGATGTCCGACGCGGTCGGCGGTGTCTCCGTGTGTGTCAGCGACAACGTCTACGACACCTACTCGCACCTGAAGCTCTCCAAGGGCACCCACACCCTCAAGGGCGACGGGGCCCTGGCGTTGGTCCGCTCCCGGCACGGCTTCGGCGACGGCAGCGACCTCGGTCGTACCGTCTCCCAGCACCTCTTCCTCGGCGCGATGATCCGCACGTTCAAGAGCGCCGGCACCCTGACCGACCCCACGAAGGTCTACGACCTCGCCGATGCCGCGACGAAGGCCCTCACCGTCGACGACGGCCTGGGCAGCATCGGCAAGCTGGTGGCCCTGGCCTCCGACCTGGACAAGGGTCCCGCCAAGCGGATCTCCTTCGCCACCATGCCTACCGCCCCCGACCCCCACAACAGCGACCGCGTCCTCCCGGGTGCCGGCGCGAAGGCGCTGTTCGCGAGCATCGCCAACGACCAGTCGCTGACCACCGGTTCGGGCAAGAAGTCCGCAGCCCCCTCCGCCACCCCCACCACCCAGGCCGTCGATCCGTCCCGGATCGCCGTGACCATCGAGAACGGCAGCACCGTTCGGGGCCGAGCCTCCGAGCTGGGCACCGCCCTGACCGACAAGGGCTTCAGCCAGGGCACCGCCACGGCCAACGCCCCCGCCGCCGCAGCCACCACCACACTCACCTACGGCGCCGGGCAGAAGCCCGAGGCCCAGGCGGTGGCCGACGCCCTCGGCCTGCCCTCCTCGCACCTCAGGCAGGGCAGCGCCGACGGCCTGACTCTGGTCGTCGGCGGCGACTGGCCCAGCGGCACCAGCTACCCCAGCGACAACGGCGGCGCCGACACCTCCTCCCCCACCGACACCCACGCCGCGGTTTCCTACGCCCACGCCCGGACGGCGGACCAGTCCAAGAGCTGCGCCCAGGTCAGCCCCTACAAGACCGTCTCCCTCGACGGTGTCGGCATGACCCCGGCCCAGGCGTACGCCGCTGCTCGCGACCAACCCGACTCCGACGCCTGA
- a CDS encoding pectinesterase family protein, with the protein MPATKSGLTVVGATATFAAKDLTVRNVTIANSFSKAAHPGISGQAVALNAQGDRQVYENDRFLGHQDTLLAWAPRATALTRQ; encoded by the coding sequence GTGCCCGCCACGAAGAGCGGGCTGACCGTCGTGGGCGCCACGGCGACCTTCGCCGCCAAGGACCTCACGGTCAGGAACGTCACCATCGCCAACTCCTTCAGCAAGGCGGCGCATCCCGGGATCAGCGGCCAGGCCGTCGCCCTGAACGCGCAGGGCGACCGGCAGGTCTACGAGAACGACCGCTTCCTCGGCCACCAGGACACCCTGCTGGCCTGGGCGCCCCGCGCCACCGCGCTGACCCGGCAGTAG
- a CDS encoding alpha/beta hydrolase family protein — protein sequence MKHRRPRPRRRAIARAVGTAGALAVALGAGMTPAMAAGKTSNKPSATGFSPDQPEQPEQPNQPGQNTPWAPENDEAPLHHKAVHPDALASGRADASGLQLNMPAPTGPYSVGMVGLHLVDKSRTDPYIPGSSSRELMVSLWYPATATSGHYQAPWMPSISGAHFLASRGLSPQQVTLPTTAGHVLAPVNTKLGKLPVLLYSTGLHSDRAMGTALAQDLASRGYLVVTVDHTHDANEVQFPGNRLEVDAMPPGAHSSDTLKVRAADIRFVINQLGTISKGGDPDAGHATLPSGLSQSVDMSRIGMFGWSLGGAAVDTAMQLDHRIAAGADLDGQFFGSAPSKDLDRPFMLFSSGTHNRNNDGSWRTLWSHLKGYRVDIQLHGAAHLSFSDNEWMVPQEAGLLGLSQDQLQQMFGTIDPDRAVQIQREYLAAFFDQELRKRHSSLLDGPAEQYPEISFVR from the coding sequence ATGAAACACCGCCGCCCGCGCCCCCGCCGCAGAGCGATCGCCAGAGCGGTCGGTACGGCGGGCGCGCTGGCCGTCGCTCTGGGTGCGGGGATGACGCCGGCGATGGCCGCCGGTAAGACGTCCAACAAGCCCTCGGCCACCGGGTTCTCGCCCGACCAGCCCGAGCAGCCCGAGCAGCCCAACCAGCCCGGCCAGAACACGCCCTGGGCGCCCGAGAACGACGAGGCGCCGCTGCACCACAAGGCCGTACACCCCGATGCCCTCGCGTCGGGCCGCGCGGACGCGTCCGGTCTCCAGCTCAACATGCCCGCGCCGACGGGGCCGTACAGCGTGGGTATGGTCGGCCTGCACCTCGTCGACAAGTCCCGTACGGATCCGTACATACCCGGCAGCAGTTCTCGCGAGTTGATGGTCTCGCTCTGGTATCCGGCCACCGCCACGTCCGGGCACTATCAGGCTCCGTGGATGCCGTCGATCTCCGGCGCCCACTTCCTCGCCTCGCGCGGGCTGTCGCCGCAGCAGGTGACCCTGCCGACGACCGCGGGCCATGTCCTCGCACCGGTGAACACCAAGCTCGGCAAGCTGCCCGTCCTGCTGTACTCGACCGGGCTGCACTCGGACCGCGCGATGGGCACCGCGCTCGCCCAGGACCTCGCCAGCCGCGGCTATCTCGTCGTCACCGTCGACCACACCCACGACGCCAACGAGGTGCAGTTCCCCGGCAACCGGCTCGAGGTCGACGCCATGCCGCCGGGCGCCCACTCCTCCGACACGCTCAAGGTGCGCGCGGCCGACATCCGGTTCGTCATCAACCAGCTCGGCACGATCAGCAAGGGCGGCGACCCGGACGCCGGCCACGCCACGCTCCCCTCCGGGCTGTCGCAGTCCGTGGACATGTCCCGCATCGGGATGTTCGGCTGGTCGCTGGGCGGCGCGGCGGTCGACACCGCCATGCAGCTCGACCATCGCATCGCCGCCGGTGCCGACCTGGACGGCCAGTTCTTCGGCTCGGCGCCGAGCAAGGACCTGGACCGCCCCTTCATGCTCTTCAGCTCCGGCACCCACAACCGCAACAACGACGGTTCGTGGCGCACGCTGTGGTCGCATCTGAAGGGATACCGGGTCGACATCCAGCTCCACGGCGCGGCCCACCTGTCGTTCAGCGACAACGAGTGGATGGTGCCACAGGAGGCGGGCCTCCTCGGGCTCTCCCAGGATCAGCTCCAGCAGATGTTCGGCACGATCGACCCGGACCGGGCGGTCCAGATCCAGCGCGAGTACCTCGCCGCCTTCTTCGACCAGGAGCTGCGCAAGCGGCACAGCTCCCTGCTCGACGGGCCCGCCGAGCAGTACCCGGAGATCTCTTTCGTCCGCTGA
- a CDS encoding HAMP domain-containing protein, producing the protein MRPPIASLVVLLLVVAALTVIGLDGIQSEPIPQAVLNGEQQIAADTALSVRTAIDVESSTVRRTAAAYPATSTSTPATALKALTSARKAVLGSALLDPHTGRLLAAGGKPVPLAGVDVPGTASGHGAIPPRLVTSGGTRQLLYFARVTLPAQQEDANQDQNQVPGRPDRQWLLVVSETLPVLTTYGDGRGAAVLDANGTALATTASGMASPAAADSGLPAAASRAARESGRDTDASGSLLGAATGSRRTVVGWAQVASTTGPGDTNNLGLVVLTSRAVPTTTAAADYSRFALEAAGALAGLALLLGLALHFLVQRPLLRLYLSAGRLARGATEDGPAAWGELSRPVPVHGFGELTRIGRALESLRRQLLGESGPEEFPARRGPGYRALAVACVLVVACWAVPMIFLLNRADTATAVPAPVLANQQARTESAANRIRQSLDQSYTDLSNVAAGLPGRSRAAQTEVLRRTLADHKQYRSLYLLDRSGGIALRVGDTPLRTLVHVPDGGGITKVNTSGRIPAIAAYSQVRAVKGKAPAAGVVLFGEIDVKALNSILPRPKLGSVWVTDGDNKVLAASVGYRAFQSLPDSGLTRLARATQGAPGTAGTATSAVLRSSSGPSVDAAAPLAQSGPTARLGWHVVTTEPAAALQIPAVQAEQRTVLAGILGLALGAACLGWLHVVVIRPLRAVAVLIERLAGGDRRTVLHPVNHDEVGSVTRGLELMRQALAERDRAARSGHAAGLSRSLRETTLQR; encoded by the coding sequence GTGCGCCCGCCGATAGCCTCCCTCGTCGTACTCCTGCTGGTGGTCGCCGCCCTGACCGTGATCGGCCTCGACGGCATCCAGTCCGAGCCCATACCGCAGGCCGTACTGAACGGCGAGCAGCAGATCGCCGCGGACACCGCACTGTCGGTGCGCACCGCCATCGACGTCGAGTCGAGCACGGTACGCCGTACGGCGGCCGCGTACCCGGCGACGAGCACATCGACCCCCGCGACCGCGCTCAAGGCGCTGACCTCCGCCAGGAAGGCGGTCCTCGGCAGTGCGCTGCTCGACCCGCACACCGGCAGACTGCTGGCAGCCGGCGGCAAGCCGGTGCCGCTGGCCGGGGTGGACGTCCCCGGCACGGCGTCCGGGCACGGGGCGATTCCGCCCCGGCTGGTGACGTCCGGCGGCACGCGGCAACTGCTGTACTTCGCCAGGGTCACGCTGCCCGCGCAGCAGGAGGACGCCAACCAGGACCAGAACCAGGTCCCGGGCCGGCCCGACCGGCAGTGGCTGCTCGTGGTCTCCGAGACGCTCCCCGTCCTCACGACGTACGGCGACGGACGCGGCGCCGCAGTGCTGGACGCGAACGGCACGGCGCTCGCCACCACGGCCAGCGGTATGGCATCGCCGGCCGCCGCCGACAGCGGTCTGCCCGCCGCGGCGTCCCGCGCGGCGAGGGAATCGGGGCGGGACACCGACGCCTCGGGAAGCCTGCTGGGCGCCGCCACGGGCAGCCGGCGCACGGTGGTCGGCTGGGCCCAGGTCGCCTCGACGACCGGTCCGGGCGACACCAACAACCTCGGTCTGGTGGTGCTCACCTCCCGTGCGGTGCCCACCACGACCGCCGCCGCCGACTACTCGCGCTTCGCGCTTGAGGCCGCCGGGGCGCTGGCCGGGCTCGCGCTGCTGCTCGGGCTGGCACTGCATTTCCTGGTACAGCGGCCTCTGCTGCGGCTGTACCTGTCCGCCGGCCGCCTGGCCCGGGGTGCGACCGAGGACGGTCCGGCCGCGTGGGGGGAGCTGTCCCGGCCGGTTCCGGTGCATGGCTTCGGGGAACTGACCCGGATCGGGCGGGCACTGGAGTCACTGCGCCGGCAACTGCTCGGCGAGAGCGGCCCGGAGGAGTTCCCGGCCCGGCGCGGACCGGGCTACCGGGCACTGGCCGTGGCCTGCGTGCTGGTGGTGGCCTGCTGGGCAGTGCCGATGATCTTCCTGCTGAACCGGGCGGACACCGCGACCGCGGTGCCGGCTCCGGTCCTCGCCAATCAGCAGGCGCGCACCGAGAGCGCGGCCAACCGGATCCGGCAGTCCCTCGACCAGTCGTACACCGACCTGAGCAACGTGGCAGCGGGGCTGCCGGGCAGGAGCCGGGCCGCCCAGACCGAGGTGCTGCGGCGCACCCTCGCCGACCACAAGCAGTACCGCTCGCTGTATCTCCTGGACCGCTCCGGCGGCATCGCACTGAGGGTGGGCGACACACCGCTGCGCACTCTCGTCCACGTGCCCGACGGCGGGGGGATCACCAAAGTCAACACCTCGGGCCGGATCCCGGCGATCGCCGCCTACTCCCAGGTCCGGGCCGTCAAGGGCAAGGCCCCGGCGGCCGGGGTGGTCCTGTTCGGCGAGATCGACGTGAAGGCGCTCAACTCCATTCTGCCCAGGCCGAAGCTGGGCAGCGTCTGGGTGACGGACGGCGACAACAAGGTGCTGGCGGCGAGCGTGGGCTACCGCGCCTTCCAGTCGCTGCCCGACTCCGGTCTGACCCGGCTCGCCCGCGCCACCCAGGGCGCCCCGGGGACCGCGGGCACCGCGACCTCGGCGGTGCTCCGCTCGTCCTCCGGCCCGTCGGTGGACGCCGCCGCGCCGCTGGCGCAGAGCGGCCCGACGGCACGCCTCGGCTGGCACGTGGTGACCACGGAGCCCGCGGCGGCGCTGCAGATCCCCGCGGTGCAGGCCGAGCAGCGCACCGTGCTCGCCGGGATCCTGGGCCTCGCCCTGGGGGCGGCTTGCCTGGGCTGGCTGCATGTCGTGGTGATCCGGCCGCTGCGTGCGGTCGCCGTGCTCATCGAACGGCTCGCCGGCGGAGACCGCCGTACCGTGCTGCACCCTGTCAACCACGACGAGGTCGGCTCGGTCACCCGCGGCCTGGAGCTGATGCGCCAGGCCCTGGCGGAACGCGACCGGGCGGCCAGATCCGGCCATGCCGCCGGGCTCTCCCGGTCCCTGCGTGAGACCACCCTCCAGCGGTAG
- the pgsB gene encoding poly-gamma-glutamate synthase PgsB — protein sequence MLFLYVIVLLCCAALWIAGIMEQQRHFASLEQIPTRVLVNGIRGKSSITRLCAGALRGGGLVTVAKTTGTAARFIHPDATEEPVYRKFGLSNIVEQIGIVRRAATYRPDALVIECMAVMPALQEINQEKLIRSTIGVLCNVREDHLEEMGPTLDDVARSLSRSMPVGGVCVTAEKDRFHILQEEADARNCKLVYADPETVTDEELRGFSWFTFKENVAIALTVAELLGVDRQTAMQGMWDAPPDPGVLSVERYVTPEGKRLRFANVFAANDPESTLMNVQQLEDLGAIRRPLNVVINCRPDRVERNGQMGAIVPDLAAETVFLIGHPTKSARDAIPAGFTGRVVDLGGDRRDAAELTEAILAELGPASSLVAIGNIHGQGELFLECLAELPLDESEDPLDAVPDGDGLDQETMQIALPRPRIAVARPPEPEPYSWVAPLETPAYGFHIPEQRELARRFAARQGRPDGENAKGDPYQSHDPSQSTRNP from the coding sequence GTGCTTTTCCTCTATGTCATAGTCCTGCTGTGCTGCGCCGCGCTGTGGATCGCCGGAATCATGGAGCAGCAGCGGCACTTCGCCTCGCTGGAGCAGATACCCACGCGGGTGCTGGTCAACGGCATCCGCGGCAAGAGTTCGATCACCCGGCTGTGCGCGGGCGCCCTGCGCGGCGGCGGCCTGGTCACGGTGGCCAAGACCACCGGCACCGCGGCCCGGTTCATCCACCCGGATGCCACCGAGGAGCCGGTGTACCGCAAGTTCGGGCTGTCCAACATCGTCGAGCAGATCGGCATCGTGCGGCGGGCGGCGACCTACCGGCCGGACGCGCTGGTGATCGAGTGCATGGCGGTGATGCCCGCGCTGCAGGAGATCAATCAGGAGAAGCTGATCCGCTCCACGATCGGCGTGCTGTGCAATGTCCGCGAGGACCATCTGGAGGAGATGGGGCCGACGCTGGACGACGTCGCCCGCTCGCTCTCCCGCTCGATGCCGGTGGGCGGGGTGTGCGTGACGGCGGAGAAGGACCGCTTCCACATCCTCCAGGAGGAGGCCGACGCCCGTAACTGCAAGCTCGTCTACGCCGATCCGGAGACGGTCACCGACGAGGAGCTGCGCGGCTTCAGCTGGTTCACCTTCAAGGAGAACGTGGCGATCGCGCTCACCGTCGCCGAACTGCTCGGCGTGGACCGGCAGACCGCGATGCAGGGCATGTGGGACGCGCCGCCCGACCCGGGCGTGCTGTCGGTGGAGCGCTACGTCACCCCCGAGGGCAAGCGGCTGCGGTTCGCCAACGTCTTCGCGGCCAACGATCCCGAGTCGACGCTGATGAACGTCCAGCAGCTGGAGGATCTGGGCGCGATCAGACGGCCGCTCAACGTGGTCATCAACTGCCGCCCGGACCGGGTGGAGCGCAACGGCCAGATGGGCGCGATCGTCCCCGACCTCGCCGCCGAGACGGTGTTCCTGATCGGCCACCCGACCAAGAGCGCCCGCGACGCCATTCCGGCCGGCTTCACCGGGCGGGTGGTGGATCTGGGCGGCGACCGCCGGGACGCCGCGGAGCTGACCGAGGCGATCCTCGCGGAACTCGGCCCGGCCTCCTCGCTGGTGGCGATCGGCAACATCCACGGCCAGGGCGAACTGTTCCTGGAATGCCTCGCCGAACTGCCGCTGGACGAATCCGAGGACCCGCTGGACGCCGTACCCGACGGCGACGGCCTGGACCAGGAGACCATGCAGATCGCGCTGCCCCGGCCGCGGATCGCGGTGGCCCGGCCGCCCGAGCCGGAGCCGTACAGCTGGGTGGCACCGCTGGAGACACCGGCGTACGGCTTCCACATCCCGGAGCAGCGCGAACTCGCCCGCCGGTTCGCCGCCCGCCAGGGCCGGCCCGATGGCGAGAACGCCAAGGGCGACCCGTACCAGTCCCACGATCCGTCCCAGTCCACGAGGAACCCGTGA
- a CDS encoding poly-gamma-glutamate biosynthesis protein PgsC/CapC: protein MIPANLTAQTAALGIALGLIFSLVCYLTTNLSPGGMITPGWIALTLVTDVQMAALMVGVAALTYFATKLVQRTVILYGKRLFAAVVLCAVLMQTTVMLALSHEFPLLYTSQTLGFIVPGLVSYQMVRQPMAATLISTTAVTLATYVVLVSGLLIGVLPTG, encoded by the coding sequence GTGATCCCCGCCAACCTCACCGCACAGACCGCCGCACTCGGGATCGCCCTCGGGCTGATCTTCTCGCTCGTCTGCTATCTGACCACCAACCTCTCCCCCGGCGGGATGATCACCCCGGGCTGGATCGCCCTCACGCTCGTCACCGACGTACAGATGGCCGCGCTGATGGTCGGTGTGGCGGCGCTCACGTACTTCGCGACGAAGCTCGTGCAGCGCACGGTGATTCTCTACGGCAAGCGGCTGTTCGCCGCGGTGGTGCTGTGCGCGGTGCTGATGCAGACCACCGTGATGCTCGCCCTCAGCCATGAGTTTCCGTTGCTGTACACGTCACAGACTCTTGGCTTCATCGTCCCCGGCCTGGTCTCCTACCAGATGGTCCGCCAGCCGATGGCGGCCACGCTCATCTCGACCACGGCGGTGACGCTGGCCACGTACGTGGTGCTGGTCTCCGGTCTGCTGATCGGTGTCCTGCCCACCGGCTGA